Proteins encoded in a region of the Podospora pseudopauciseta strain CBS 411.78 chromosome 6, whole genome shotgun sequence genome:
- a CDS encoding hypothetical protein (EggNog:ENOG503NVNU): MQSCSLSGVEQLVMWTSLTTNKPILWGHSYFSLIVSSYLTLSGICMSLICAGADSNRSIPDIAGLECASFIELEAPSFTLNRSLITGPDTSPRSPMPAFTTSPAAWNCGLQNFNTAALAKRASKLRNGTPCVVHLPDYQDLMMGTRNYHLDVEFEDGVTWIARIRQPNTTPLPVRNYMIKSEAATLGFLEKTEVPAPRVFDYRLDGPDNPVGVGYIFMDKLPGVPLRWDLASKKQRRKVLDQLADIYIELGRHPFKGLGSLDTPGSDHIGRFAKELTFDLPPCQSWREYCTRYILHVLGLIERSEIYTQRPVDAFLIHRFLLDLVSRMARLTGGWDERFPFYLKHADEKMDHILVDEEYNITGVIDWESAFTAPAFVAFNTPMGILPVKDFYDGVDILGEHEDGFLDILRSKGGQAFSNVGQHGRLLHRFLFCIGFDIVKYRDDFETLFRGLRQGVGADEESDWDEWQVDALLRYRDKEMV; this comes from the coding sequence ATGCAAAGCTGCAGTTTAAGTGGAGTGGAACAACTAGTCATGTGGACCTCACTAACCACTAACAAACCCATTCTTTGGGGCCATTCTTATTTTTCATTGATTGTTTCTTCTTATCTAACGTTGTCGGGAATCTGCATGAGCCTGATCTGCGCCGGCGCTGACTCCAATCGCTCGATACCCGACATAGCTGGTCTTGAATGCGCATCTTTCATAGAACTCGAAGCGCCATCATTCACCTTGAACCGCTCTCTCATAACCGGACCAGATACCTCACCGAGATCGCCCATGCCAGCATTTACAACATCACCGGCAGCCTGGAACTGTGGTCTCCAAAACTTCAACACAGCCGCCTTGGCCAAACGCGCCAGCAAACTCCGCAATGGCACACCTTGCGTTGTGCATCTCCCAGACTACCAAGACCTGATGATGGGAACCAGAAACTATCACCTCGATGTCGAGTTCGAAGACGGAGTCACGTGGATTGCTCGGATCCGTCAACCAAACACGACACCGCTCCCTGTTCGGAATTACATGATCAAAAGCGAAGCTGCAACGTTGGGCTTTCTCGAAAAGACAGAGGTTCCTGCGCCGAGGGTGTTTGACTACAGGTTGGATGGACCAGACAACCCAGTTGGGGTGGGGTATATCTTCATGGACAAGTTACCCGGCGTACCGCTTCGTTGGGATCTCGCCAGCAagaagcagaggaggaaagtGTTGGATCAGCTGGCGGATATATACATTGAGCTGGGGAGACATCCATTCAAGGGTCTGGGATCGTTGGACACACCGGGGAGTGATCACATTGGGCGGTTTGCCAAGGAGCTGACTTTTGACCTGCCGCCGTGTCAGTCGTGGAGGGAGTATTGTACGCGTTACATTCTTCACGTTTTGGGGTTGATTGAACGGAGCGAGATTTACACTCAGCGACCAGTGGATGCGTTTCTGATACACCGCTTTCTCCTCGACTTGGTGTCCAGGATGGCAAGGCTGActggtggatgggatgaaagATTCCCGTTTTATCTGAAGCACGCAGACGAAAAGATGGATCACATcttggtggatgaggagtaCAACATTACGGGGGTCATAGACTGGGAGTCGGCATTCACGGCACCGGCGTTTGTGGCTTTCAATACACCTATGGGGATACTTCCCGTGAAGGACTTTTACGACGGGGTGGATATACTTGGTGAGCACGAGGACGGGTTTTTAGACATCTTGAGATCAAAAGGAGGCCAGGCCTTCTCGAACGTCGGTCAGCATGGGCGATTACTGCATAGGTTTCTCTTTTGTATTGGGTTCGACATTGTGAAATACAGGGATGACTTCGAAACATTATTTCGGGGACTGAGACAGGGTGTGGGGGCTGATGAGGAATCTGACTGGGATGAATGGCAAGTTGATGCTTTGCTGCGATACCGTGATAAAGAGATGGTATAA